TGATACGCTAAGAACCTGTTTGTCTACAATTTTTTGTCTTTTGGGAGAATAGTATATCATTTTTACTTTCGGTGGGGCTGTTAAAACGAGAGAGACTCCACCTGCCACAATCACTATCCCCAACATACTTACAATCCACAAAAGATGTTTACGTTGAATTTTCATACGTTTCCCCTCCTTGCGTTGTATCGACGAACAAAATTATCCAGACCTTTCGCAAAAGATTTGACCAAACGAAGTTGATATTCTTTTGATTGGAGCAATTTCACCTCTTTCGGATGGGAAAGGTATCCCACTTCCCAGAGAAGCGCCGGCAAAGGACTAAAACGAAGCACATAAAAATTGGCACTTTTCACAAAAACCTGCGAAAAACTCGCGGATAGAGAAGTTTTTACATCCCTGGCAAAAGCATAGGAAATCCTCGAAACACCTTCTCTCATTAATACATTGAGCACACTATAAAACCCCTCGGTATGCTTCACATCATCCATGCTAAAACCCGCGTTTTCTGCGATCTCAACCGCTGAAGCCCCTGCATCACTTGCTTTATCAGACAGATAATAGATCTCTATACCTCGAACCTTAGCATTTAAAGAAATATTTCCATGAACAGAGACAAAAAGTGCTCCTTCTTTTTTTTGCCAGACATCATAGGCAAACTCTACCCTCTCAGAGAGAGAGAGGTATTTGTCCCCTCCACGGGTGAGAATCACACGATAACCTAGCGTTTCAAGCTCCTTTTTGAGTAAAAAAACCATCTCAAGCACCAGATCTTTCTCCCTAACCCCACCCTTTCCTATGCCACCAGGATCCTTTCCTCCGTGTCCTGGATCAAGGATCACTGTGCGTATAGGTCGAAAAAGATCCTGTCCCTGGATAACCACAGGAGATATATTGGTTTCTTTCTGAGTGTTTGTTTTCCGAACGATATTATTACTTACGGGAACTATCACATTGGTATTTGTTGCTGAAGAAGATACTCCCCTGGAAGTATTTGTCAAAGGCTTTGCATTTGTTTCACTCACTTTTGTTTGAAAAGTTGGATGGTTGGTCTGTCCATGGACATTTGTTTCCATGGCCCTGGCAAACCTACGGACAAGCTCCTCTCCTTCATCGGAGAGGACCATTCTCCCATCCTTCTCCCACATCATTCCGCGATCAAGATAATATACCTTACCATCAAAAACCACATAAGGCATGGTCATGTAAACCCGGCAGAAACGATTCGTCTGTAGCGATCGAAGCTCTGCATATCCGAGATTCCAATCATAACGAAGGGAAAGAGTGTATTCTCGTGCTAGATCCTCAAGTGAAGCCGTTGCCACCAGAAAAAAGAAAGAAAACAAACTAATGAAAAGATACATCCCTCTACGCATCGTTCATCCACAGATAATAGATTCCCTTGAGCATGAGATGAGTATCTACTATATTTACTCGATGGCTTGTCTGTTTTATAACTTTAGAGAGCCCTCCCGTGGCAATAACGAGGGGATTCTCCCAACCAAGTTCGACCGTTATACGGGAAACTAGTTCATCGATCATAGCCCCATGTCCGTGAAGAATACCACTGCGAATTCCATCGACTGTATTCTTGGTAACTATAGTCGACGGAAGAAGAAGCTCAATGTGAGGAAGTTTTGAAGCCCTCTCTGTAAGTGCCCGAAGAGACGTTAACATCCCGGGAATAATAACCCCTCCCTCATACGAAGTCCCCCCTTTGAGGATATCAATGGTCGTTGCTGTACCAAAGTCTATGACAAGAGCATCCCTGCCAGGGTATTCTTTCGCAACTGCATAAACATTGACAAGCCTGTCTATACCTATTTCCCGGGGATAATCATAGTGAATTTCAAGAGGAACATCCAGACTCTGCAAAAAAACAGGTTCGCGTTCATAATATTTTTCAAACATGTGACGTATTTCGTAGTTTAACTCCGGCACTACACTTGCTACAACTACATCCTCTCTGGATATTTGTTTTAATCCCCAGCGAGTTCGTAAAACCTCATACTTTACCATCCAATCATCATGGGTTAATCCCTTTTGAGTAAGAAAATGAGCACTTTCCAACGGGCGAGAAACCCCCTCCTGGAAAAGCCCCAGTGTGACATTGGTATTACCTATGTCAATGGCAACAAGATAATCACTGCGTCTCATCTTTCAGAGGCCTCAACATGAGTTGTTTCATAACCTCGAGTGGATGCTGATGCTCATAAATGACATTATACACCGCCTGAGAGATAGGAACCTCTACCCCTTCTTCCCCTGCCATCTTTAGCACAGGACGAACAGTTTCCACCCCTTCTGCTACCATTTTCATACTGGCAAGAATCTCCTCGATAGATTTCCCCTGTGCCAGGGCTTCTCCCACTCTTCCGTTGCGACTATGACGGCTGGTACAGGTAACAATCAGATCTCCTGCCCCTGCAAGCCCTGAAAAGGTAGCTTCCTGGGCTCCCTTTTTAAGGCCAAGACGTCTCATCTCAGCAAGACCCCGCGTAATAAGAGCTGCCATCGTATTGTCTCCAAAACCAAGTCCCCGCACCATGCCAGCGGCTATGGCTACCACGTTCTTGATAGCCGCACAGAGTTCTACCCCGATAACGTCTGTATTGCGATACACACGGAAAAACTCTGTCGAAAAAGCCTCTTGAATAGCACGTGCTGCCTCTTCGTTAAGGGAAGCAGCCACAATGGCAGTAGGCACATCCCGACTCACTTCCTCAGCATGGGTTGGGCCAGAAAGTGCTACAATATTTTCATGGCCGGGAAGTTCTTCAGCAAGAATCTCTGTCATGCGTTTTTCCGAGGGAAATTCGAGGCCTTTGGTTGCGCTCACAAGCAGCTGCCGGGGTTTTACACGAGGGGCAAAACGCTTCACCACCGACCGGAAAAATTTCGAAGGTGTAACAAAAAGAACAATATCTGCATCATCAACCACCGCATCTTCCGTGGTGAAAACAATATCATCAGGAAGTTTTACCCCAGGAAGATAGTAGACGTTTTCTCTTTTTTCGTTAAAAAGAGCTGCTTCTCCCTGATCGTAGGACCAGATAGTTACCCTGTGATTTCGACGTATCTGGAGGGCAAGGGCTGTTCCCCATCCCCCACCACCAATAATGGCTACTTTCATAGATCACCCCAATTTTTTCTGGAGAATTTCATTGACAAGTTTTGGATTGGCCTGTCCTTTCGTAGCTTTCATGACTTCACCTACAAAGAAACCAAGGAGGTTTTTCTTTCCTTCCCGGTAGCGCTGAACCTCCTGAGGATTTTTGGAGAGAATATCATCAATCAGAGTTTCAAGAGCAGAAGTGTCGGTAATCTGTTTGAGTCCTTTCTTCTCCACGATGACAGATGCCGATTCGCCAGTGTCAACCATTTCAGCAAATACATCCTTTGCCATCTTTCCACTGATCACGTTTTCCTGAATTAAGTTCATCAGATCTGCAAGCTTAGCACTCGAAATTCTTTCTTTAGCAAGACGGGTAATATCCCATCCCAACTCATTCAACACGGCCATGACCTCGCTTTGGATCCAGTTGGCCACTTTTTTGGGCTCTATCCTGGTCTGTCTCACCACATCCTCAAAATAGTCAGCCATCTCTTTTTCCTCAGTAAGAACCTCAGCATCAGCCAGCGTGATGCCATAGTCTCTGACAAACCTTTCTCGTTTCTGCTGAGGAAGTTCCGGGAGTTCCTTCTGAATCTTCTCCACGAGATCGCGGCCAATCCTCAGAGGTGGAAGATCGGGTTCGGGGAAGTACCGGTAATCGTTAGCTTCCTCTTTGTCGCGCATCGGAAAGGTTTTGTTCTGTTTTGCATCGTAAAGACGGGTTTCCTGGATAATTTTCTCCCCATTTTCTAAAAGAGCAATCTGACGTTCGATTTCATATTCGATAGCCTTTTTCACCCCGTTAAAGGAATTGAGGTTTTTGATTTCCACCTTTGTCCCAAATTCTTTCTGCCCTACGGGACGAACGGAAACATTCACATCACAACGGAGACTCCCTTCCTCCATATTTACGTCAGAAACCTCAAGGTACTTCATAATACTTCTCAGTTCCTTAAGGTAAAGATACGCCTCTTCACTACTCCTCATATCTGGTTCAGACACGATTTCCAGAAGTGGAACGCCGGCTCGATTGAGATCAACCGCAGAATACGGTTCACCCTCAAGATGGATAGATTTCCCTGCATCTTCTTCCATATGAATGCGTGTCACCCCGATGCGCTTGGTTGTCCCATCCGAGAGGACAATCTCTATCGCTCCTTTCTGACAGATGGGATAATCATACTGGGAAATCTGGTATCCCTTGGGAAGATCGGGATAGAAGTAGTTTTTTCTATCAAACTTTGAAAACTCTGCAATGTTTGCCTGAATGGCCAAACCTGCAAGAATCGCTTTATGAAGCACCTCTTCGTTCAAAACAGGCAAAACCCCTGGCTGTCCCATACACACCGGACAAACATGGGTATTGGCTGGTGCTCCAAACTCTGTAGAACATCCACAAAAAATCTTCGTCTTCGTGTTAAGCTGCACATGAACCTCAAGACCGATAACGGCTTCATAGCTTTTCATTGTTTCCTCCGTCGATTTCAAGAAAGTAGCCATTTATTATAGAATAAAATCAAAAAAACATCAAAAAAAGAGAACTCTTTTACTCAAGCATGTTTCCCAGTAAGTACCCGCTGACACTTGCCTGCATCAGTCCTCGGGTCCAACCAGCTCCATCTCCTATCGCATAGAGATGAGAAACAGAGGTTTCAAAGTTTTTTACCACCAATCTCTGAGAGTAAAACTTTACCTCCACCCCATACAGGAGTGTCTCGGAACTAGCAATACCCGGAGCTACATTATCCAGAGCAAGAAGCATTTCGATAATATCGGTCATAGTACGATACGGAAGTACGAGACTCAGGTCCCCGGGCAGGGCATCCACAAGAGTTGGCCTGAGATTCCCTCGCTGCAAGCGTTCAGGGGTTGTTCTCCTCCCTCGTTTTAAGTCTCCAAACCTCTGCACAATAATACGATTCCCCGAAAGCATATTGCCAAGCCCGGCAATATATTTCCCATACTCAACAGGTTGATTAAATGGGCGTGTAAAAGCATGGGAAACCAGGATAGCGAGATTGGTATTTTCTGTTTTGAGTTCTTCGGATTTATAGCTATGACCATTCACAACAGCGATATTCCCTTCGTAGTACTCTGTAGCTACCACGCCACCAGGATTCTGACAAAAAGTGCGTACCTTGTCATCAAACGTTGGAGTATAGTAGATAAACTTCCCTTCATACATGGTTTCATTGATCTCTTTCATGATTTCGTTGCGCACCTCTACCCTTACCCCAATATCCACTGGTCCAACCTCATAGGCAATATTATACGTGCGTACGAGACTGGAAAGCCATTCGGAGCCTTCTCTGCCTACCGCGATAACCACATCGTTTGCTGAATAGATCTCATCAGCTACAACACCCGTAACGCGACCATTTTCTACCACAATATCCCGCGCCGGACACTGAAACCGTATCTTTACACCTTCGGACAAAAGTTTCTTTTGAAGTTTCTGATAGATTTCTGCACTTTTTTCCGTCCCGAGATGTCGTAAAGGATTTTCAACGAGCTGAATGTGGCTTTTGATAGCTCGAGCACGGATCTCTTCTATTTTTTGTGGATTATCTACACCATAGATATGACTATCGGCGCCGTTTTCCCTGTAAATTCTATCAACATCTTCAATTGCATCCCGAACCACGGAAACATCAAAAAGATCCACGAGATCCCCCCCAATGAAAGGGGAAAGAGAAAGCTTACCATCGCTATACGCACCTGCCCCTGCAAACCCTGTGGTAATATTGCAAGGGGAACAATGCTGACAGGGCTTCCCCTCTCTCTTTGGACAGATACGTTTCTCGAGGGGACGTCCTTTCTCAAGAATGAGAATGGAACGATTCGGCCAGCGTTCATGGTAGCGAAGTGCTGTAAAAATCCCCGCTGGCCCTGCTCCAATAACAATCAAATCATAATGAGAAAAGCTCATTCCTTTCTGTATTTCACCTTTGTCTTGTTTTCTGTTGCCTTTTGCCAATCAGACTCCCAGAGACTGAGAATATAGTACTGTGCCTCAGAGGTAAGGCTGTTTGTCATCTGGTTTGCCTGATAACGAACACCGTTCTTACGAAGCACAAGATACACTCCATCAAACTCAAATCGTTTCACTGAGGTAGCTGAAGACACAAGGAACTGCAAAATCTCAGGATGTTTGGTAAGAGCATAAGGAAAGACATTTCCTTCCGCATCCTCTGCGTAAATATCCACCAGCGAAAGTTTCGGGAGATGAACATACCCAAAAGGCTGGTTGGCTACCAGAGACTTCCAATCCCCCATAGGGGCAGCCATAACCTGGTCGAGCGTCTGATAGAGAATATTCGAGTTTTTCGACCAGAGTTCATTAAAATGAAGGGCAAGATAGGACTTGAGTAACCTCTGCTGAGCCAAACTCGAGAGATTGTCAAAAGAGGTCATACCCTGAACACGAATCACATGGTACTGTTTGTTTTCAAAGACGGTTCTTTGAATAAGTCCAGGTTCAAATTTTTCTCCCAGAGCCTCAAAAATACGCGGATTCTTTTCTCTGGTTACTGTGGTAGATGTTTTGATTACCGCATCCCCGGGAAGACTGGCTATAGCCTTTTCCCAGCCATTTTGAACCACATTCGAAAAAATCTGCTGAGCAAGCATCCTATTGGAAACGATAGCCTTATTGGTCACCGTAATAATATCCACAACGAGGGTGTCCACAAAGTTGGTTATATTCTGACGAAAATACTCTTCTAGATCAGACTTCTGGATAAAACGGGCAACAAAGTTTGTTTTCTCTGTAAACACAACATCGACATCAAAAGTAAGTGCTTTTGTATCCTGATAGAGAAGCATTACCGAAACAGGGGAGAGGAGCACCGTGTTTTGAATTTCTCCCCAAGATCCGAGGAAAATATCCCTTGTATACCAGATATCCAAAAACTCCCTTTCCCCAAAGGTTGGTTTGGATGAACGATACATGGCCTGAGCAAGCTGGGTATAAAAGAAATCCGAAGGCTTCACACCAAGACGCTTTACATAGAGCATCTGTCCAACGGTTTTCGCATAGTTTTTAATAGATTCCTGATAGAAAAGCGATTCAATATCCTTATCAAAACTTACTCCCTGAGCCTGGAGACGATTCTTCTGATCATCATACCAGTACCCAAAACCCGTATCTACACCCTCAAGGAACCACTTTCCATTCACCTTTACCAGCTTTTGACGCATCCTGCCATGGGATTCAAAGGGATTATACGCCAAACTGATCACAAACGAAATAATAATAAGAGAGGTAAAAAGTACTAAAGCCGCATAACGGATACGTTTCACAAGTTCTTTCCTTTTCTCTGATGCTGATGCCATACATTTCTCCTGTTTTCTTTTCAAGCGTTGAGATTGTTATTATAACGGAGAGAAAAAGAAAAGTCAAAGAACCGCTTGTAAAGCTTTGTTCACTTAATCAAGAAGCTCAAGACCATACTCCTGCTTAAGCATTTCACGAAGCCTTCTCATAAAAACAACACCAGGATCAAACTTTTCTGTACGATAGTGGGGATAGTTCTCTCTGTAAAGCTGAAAATGAGGGAGATTTGTCTGCATATACTCATGGTGACCGATAAGATACTTGATAGAGGGATAAGCATCAACAAGCTCCTTCACCAGCCTGGCATTCGCACGAAGCTGAGCCTCCGTAAGATACCTCTCACTCAGAGCGATATTTTCAATCCCAAAAGCCA
This sequence is a window from Thermospira aquatica. Protein-coding genes within it:
- a CDS encoding N-acetylmuramoyl-L-alanine amidase family protein, whose amino-acid sequence is MRRGMYLFISLFSFFFLVATASLEDLAREYTLSLRYDWNLGYAELRSLQTNRFCRVYMTMPYVVFDGKVYYLDRGMMWEKDGRMVLSDEGEELVRRFARAMETNVHGQTNHPTFQTKVSETNAKPLTNTSRGVSSSATNTNVIVPVSNNIVRKTNTQKETNISPVVIQGQDLFRPIRTVILDPGHGGKDPGGIGKGGVREKDLVLEMVFLLKKELETLGYRVILTRGGDKYLSLSERVEFAYDVWQKKEGALFVSVHGNISLNAKVRGIEIYYLSDKASDAGASAVEIAENAGFSMDDVKHTEGFYSVLNVLMREGVSRISYAFARDVKTSLSASFSQVFVKSANFYVLRFSPLPALLWEVGYLSHPKEVKLLQSKEYQLRLVKSFAKGLDNFVRRYNARRGNV
- a CDS encoding NAD(P)/FAD-dependent oxidoreductase, which produces MSFSHYDLIVIGAGPAGIFTALRYHERWPNRSILILEKGRPLEKRICPKREGKPCQHCSPCNITTGFAGAGAYSDGKLSLSPFIGGDLVDLFDVSVVRDAIEDVDRIYRENGADSHIYGVDNPQKIEEIRARAIKSHIQLVENPLRHLGTEKSAEIYQKLQKKLLSEGVKIRFQCPARDIVVENGRVTGVVADEIYSANDVVIAVGREGSEWLSSLVRTYNIAYEVGPVDIGVRVEVRNEIMKEINETMYEGKFIYYTPTFDDKVRTFCQNPGGVVATEYYEGNIAVVNGHSYKSEELKTENTNLAILVSHAFTRPFNQPVEYGKYIAGLGNMLSGNRIIVQRFGDLKRGRRTTPERLQRGNLRPTLVDALPGDLSLVLPYRTMTDIIEMLLALDNVAPGIASSETLLYGVEVKFYSQRLVVKNFETSVSHLYAIGDGAGWTRGLMQASVSGYLLGNMLE
- a CDS encoding type III pantothenate kinase; its protein translation is MRRSDYLVAIDIGNTNVTLGLFQEGVSRPLESAHFLTQKGLTHDDWMVKYEVLRTRWGLKQISREDVVVASVVPELNYEIRHMFEKYYEREPVFLQSLDVPLEIHYDYPREIGIDRLVNVYAVAKEYPGRDALVIDFGTATTIDILKGGTSYEGGVIIPGMLTSLRALTERASKLPHIELLLPSTIVTKNTVDGIRSGILHGHGAMIDELVSRITVELGWENPLVIATGGLSKVIKQTSHRVNIVDTHLMLKGIYYLWMNDA
- a CDS encoding NAD(P)H-dependent glycerol-3-phosphate dehydrogenase is translated as MKVAIIGGGGWGTALALQIRRNHRVTIWSYDQGEAALFNEKRENVYYLPGVKLPDDIVFTTEDAVVDDADIVLFVTPSKFFRSVVKRFAPRVKPRQLLVSATKGLEFPSEKRMTEILAEELPGHENIVALSGPTHAEEVSRDVPTAIVAASLNEEAARAIQEAFSTEFFRVYRNTDVIGVELCAAIKNVVAIAAGMVRGLGFGDNTMAALITRGLAEMRRLGLKKGAQEATFSGLAGAGDLIVTCTSRHSRNGRVGEALAQGKSIEEILASMKMVAEGVETVRPVLKMAGEEGVEVPISQAVYNVIYEHQHPLEVMKQLMLRPLKDETQ
- the gatB gene encoding Asp-tRNA(Asn)/Glu-tRNA(Gln) amidotransferase subunit GatB, which encodes MKSYEAVIGLEVHVQLNTKTKIFCGCSTEFGAPANTHVCPVCMGQPGVLPVLNEEVLHKAILAGLAIQANIAEFSKFDRKNYFYPDLPKGYQISQYDYPICQKGAIEIVLSDGTTKRIGVTRIHMEEDAGKSIHLEGEPYSAVDLNRAGVPLLEIVSEPDMRSSEEAYLYLKELRSIMKYLEVSDVNMEEGSLRCDVNVSVRPVGQKEFGTKVEIKNLNSFNGVKKAIEYEIERQIALLENGEKIIQETRLYDAKQNKTFPMRDKEEANDYRYFPEPDLPPLRIGRDLVEKIQKELPELPQQKRERFVRDYGITLADAEVLTEEKEMADYFEDVVRQTRIEPKKVANWIQSEVMAVLNELGWDITRLAKERISSAKLADLMNLIQENVISGKMAKDVFAEMVDTGESASVIVEKKGLKQITDTSALETLIDDILSKNPQEVQRYREGKKNLLGFFVGEVMKATKGQANPKLVNEILQKKLG